In Mytilus edulis chromosome 7, xbMytEdul2.2, whole genome shotgun sequence, a single genomic region encodes these proteins:
- the LOC139482882 gene encoding vitelline membrane outer layer protein 1 homolog, whose amino-acid sequence MSETQCANVCLENSDNCCEITYATSTRECKLGQSGCCHTVFDEMVGSNILQASRKYGEYTKMLFVPNGGVLGDWADEQFCTKGHYAIGYNMKIEAPHETDNTELNAIEIICGSRGGDRCGDKASSGQQRWGDWTGETLCPAITFLTSFSLQVQKYNDKSKDNTGANHVKFKCRNFKDSGNDFDLSYPPGYGPYGSYGEWSDACSVNSAICGIKTKIQPHTVFADDTALNDVKFFCCE is encoded by the exons ATGTCGGAAACCCAGTGTGCAAACGTCTGTTTGGAAAACAGTGACAACTGCTGTGAGATAACTTATGCTACCTCGACTCGAGAGTGTAAACTCGGACAGTCTGGTTGTTGTCATACGGTTTTTGATGAAATGGTTGGTTCAAACATCCTACAGGCTAGTCGCAAATATGGCG aaTATACTAAGATGTTGTTTGTTCCAAATGGCGGAGTTTTGGGTGATTGGGCAGATGAACAATTTTGTACTAAAGGTCATTACGCAATTGGTTACAACATGAAG ATTGAAGCGCCGCATGAAACAGATAATACCGAATTAAACGCTATTGAAATAATATGTGGCAGTAGAGGAGGTGATCGCTGTGGTGATAAAGCAAGTTCTGGTCAGCAGCGATGGGGAGATTGGACTGGGGAAACACTTTGTCCAGCAATCACCTTTCTGACCTCTTTCTCTCTACAAGTACAGAAATACAAT GACAAAAGTAAGGATAACACAGGTGCCAACCATGTCAAATTCAAATGCAGAAATTTCAAAGATAGTGGGAATGACTTCGATCTAAGCTATCCACCGGGGTATGGACCATATGGTTCTTACGGCGAGTGGAGTGATGCCTGTTCAGTTAACAGTGCCATTTGTGGTATAAAAACCAAGATTCAGCCACACACAGTATTCGCCGACGATACCGCACTCAATGATGTTAAATTCTTTTGTTGTGAATAA